The following proteins come from a genomic window of Streptomyces sp. Sge12:
- a CDS encoding low molecular weight protein-tyrosine-phosphatase yields MYRVCFVCTGNICRSPMAESVFRAHVAAAGLDTLVEVDSAGTGGWHEGDGADPRTIAVLDAAGYEQDHRARQFRSSWFARLDLVIALDAEHQRDLRALAPTAQDAAKVRLLRSYDPAASAAQTDVPDPYYGPLDGFEECLELVEAASPGLLDAVRDAVKEHPA; encoded by the coding sequence ATGTATCGCGTCTGCTTCGTCTGCACGGGCAACATATGCCGCTCCCCCATGGCCGAGTCCGTCTTCCGCGCCCACGTGGCGGCGGCCGGGCTCGACACCCTGGTCGAGGTGGACAGCGCCGGAACCGGCGGCTGGCACGAGGGGGACGGGGCCGACCCCCGCACCATCGCCGTCCTGGACGCGGCCGGCTACGAACAGGACCACCGGGCACGCCAGTTCCGCTCCTCCTGGTTCGCCCGCCTGGACCTCGTCATCGCGCTCGACGCCGAGCACCAAAGGGACCTCCGGGCGCTCGCGCCCACTGCGCAGGACGCCGCAAAGGTGCGGCTGCTGCGGTCCTACGATCCAGCGGCCTCGGCCGCGCAGACCGACGTACCGGATCCCTACTACGGGCCGCTCGACGGATTCGAGGAGTGCCTGGAGCTGGTCGAGGCCGCGAGCCCCGGTCTGCTGGACGCCGTACGTGATGCCGTGAAGGAGCACCCCGCGTGA
- a CDS encoding phage holin family protein, with product MTNFVVKTLANAAALAVAIWLLSGITLDDGSSTGRRTLTLILVALVFGLVNLLVKPVVKLFSLPLFVLTLGLFTLVVNALMLLLTSWLAGKLDLSFHVDGFWTAILGGLIISIVSWAVNMVLPEKN from the coding sequence ATGACGAATTTCGTAGTCAAGACGCTCGCCAACGCGGCGGCCCTGGCCGTCGCCATCTGGCTGCTTTCCGGCATCACCCTCGACGACGGCAGCAGCACGGGCCGCCGGACACTCACCCTGATCCTGGTCGCACTGGTCTTCGGCCTGGTCAACCTGCTCGTCAAGCCGGTGGTGAAGCTGTTCTCACTGCCGCTGTTCGTCCTGACCCTGGGTCTGTTCACCCTCGTGGTGAACGCCCTGATGCTGCTGCTCACCTCCTGGCTGGCCGGCAAGCTGGACCTCAGCTTCCACGTCGACGGTTTCTGGACCGCGATCCTCGGTGGCCTGATCATCTCGATCGTCTCCTGGGCCGTGAACATGGTCCTGCCCGAAAAGAACTGA
- a CDS encoding cupin domain-containing protein — protein sequence MKAFRLDDLEAERAANDGAYLQFLRERNMSVGLYALDAGQIDPQLPHRQDEVYFVVSGRASITVGEETTTVARGSVVYVPAGVPHKFHHITEDLKVMVVFSPPES from the coding sequence ATGAAAGCCTTCCGGCTTGACGATCTCGAAGCGGAGCGGGCCGCCAACGACGGCGCCTATCTGCAGTTCCTGCGCGAGCGGAACATGTCGGTCGGGCTGTACGCGCTCGATGCCGGACAGATCGATCCGCAGCTCCCGCACCGGCAGGACGAGGTGTACTTCGTCGTCAGCGGGCGGGCCTCGATCACGGTCGGGGAGGAGACGACGACCGTGGCGCGCGGCAGCGTCGTCTACGTCCCGGCCGGTGTCCCGCACAAGTTCCACCACATCACCGAGGACCTGAAGGTGATGGTGGTGTTCTCCCCGCCGGAGAGCTGA